The proteins below come from a single Isoptericola dokdonensis DS-3 genomic window:
- a CDS encoding PIG-L family deacetylase has translation MVTFDHREPGTPEDAWVAAGILDRPAPLDVDDVDALFVVAAHPDDESLGAGGLVHRLAARGVPVTVLVATDGEASHPGRDADQLRAERRREVAEAVAVLAPHLRLVLLGLPDGGLREHREDLAGPLDELLVVTGGPRVVVCAPWRGDGHRDHRVAGEVAAQVARRHGARLLEYPIWWWHWGDPDAPDVPWADLRGLPLTAAESAAKSAAVRTHASQVLPDVEDVAVVGPEMLRRADRPVEVFVEAADGPGAGPAPSGARTSLGRDYFDRFYAGRDDPWGFESRWYEERKRAVLLASLPRERFRHALELGCSTGVLTRELTARCDRVTGVDIADAPLAAARDRLGDGVELLRLDTPDQWPDGTFDLVVLSEVLYYYGPEDLDRTLSRVLGSLAPDGVVVACHWRHEVPAYPSGGDRVHDVLRSHPDLAVQVRHAEEDFLLEVLARRPAVSVATAEGLR, from the coding sequence GTGGTGACGTTCGACCACCGCGAGCCGGGAACGCCGGAGGACGCCTGGGTCGCCGCCGGCATCCTGGACCGGCCCGCACCGCTGGACGTCGACGACGTCGACGCGCTGTTCGTCGTGGCGGCGCACCCCGACGACGAGTCCCTCGGCGCGGGCGGCCTCGTCCACCGGCTCGCCGCGCGCGGCGTGCCGGTCACCGTGCTGGTCGCGACTGACGGCGAGGCGTCCCACCCGGGACGCGATGCGGACCAGCTGCGCGCCGAGCGGCGCCGTGAGGTCGCCGAGGCCGTCGCCGTGCTCGCTCCCCACCTGCGGCTCGTCCTGCTCGGGCTGCCGGACGGCGGGCTGCGTGAGCACCGCGAGGACCTCGCCGGTCCGCTCGACGAGCTGCTCGTCGTGACCGGCGGGCCACGGGTGGTCGTCTGTGCGCCGTGGCGCGGGGACGGGCACCGCGACCACCGGGTCGCGGGCGAGGTCGCGGCGCAGGTGGCCCGTCGGCACGGGGCGAGGCTCCTGGAGTACCCGATCTGGTGGTGGCACTGGGGCGACCCGGACGCCCCGGACGTGCCGTGGGCGGACCTGCGCGGGCTGCCCCTGACCGCCGCGGAGTCCGCCGCCAAGTCGGCCGCCGTGCGCACCCACGCGAGCCAGGTGCTCCCCGACGTCGAGGACGTCGCCGTCGTGGGCCCCGAGATGCTCCGACGGGCGGACCGTCCGGTCGAGGTCTTCGTCGAGGCGGCCGACGGGCCGGGCGCGGGCCCGGCGCCGAGCGGGGCCCGCACGTCGCTCGGGCGGGACTACTTCGACCGCTTCTACGCCGGCCGCGACGACCCGTGGGGCTTCGAGTCCCGCTGGTACGAGGAGCGCAAGCGTGCCGTGCTGCTCGCGAGCCTGCCCCGCGAGCGCTTCCGGCACGCGCTGGAGCTGGGCTGCTCCACCGGGGTGCTCACCCGGGAGCTCACCGCCCGCTGCGACCGGGTCACCGGCGTCGACATCGCGGACGCGCCCCTCGCGGCGGCCCGGGACCGGCTCGGCGACGGCGTCGAGCTCCTGCGCCTCGACACCCCCGACCAGTGGCCGGACGGCACCTTCGACCTCGTCGTGCTGTCGGAGGTCCTGTACTACTACGGTCCCGAGGACCTCGACCGGACGCTGTCGCGCGTGCTCGGGTCCCTGGCCCCCGACGGCGTCGTGGTCGCGTGCCACTGGCGCCACGAGGTCCCGGCGTACCCGTCGGGCGGCGACCGGGTGCACGACGTCCTGCGGTCCCACCCCGACCTGGCGGTCCAGGTGCGGCACGCCGAGGAGGACTTCCTCCTGGAGGTCCTGGCCCGGCGTCCCGCCGTCTCCGTCGCCACGGCGGAAGGCCTGCGGTGA
- a CDS encoding acyl-CoA dehydrogenase family protein, whose amino-acid sequence MSDPGPATPAPALLRPDDPVRVDAARLADAVSRPDDVDAVLAWTVDASAELPQPGTGSTTALWSALASVAAADVGVARILEPHLDALAVLAQAPGPVDLGPVRAGSGSTWGVYAAEGPGARLEAREHDGGWVLSGTKPWCSLAGSLSHALVTAWVGDRERRLFAVHLRGDGVRPATGPWVSRGLAQVVSAPVTFEAARAVPVGPAGWYLHRPGFAWGGIGVAACWWGGAVGLARTLWEALGRREPDPLALAHLGAVDVALTAARTSLAAAADAVDAGIDGAPSAVLARRVRTVVADAVEEVQRRCAHALGPGPLTADEPFARRVADLGVYVRQHHAERDAAALGRDLRAAGELPW is encoded by the coding sequence TTGAGCGACCCCGGGCCGGCGACGCCGGCTCCCGCCCTGCTCCGCCCGGACGACCCCGTCCGCGTCGACGCCGCCCGCCTCGCCGACGCGGTGTCCCGCCCCGACGACGTGGACGCCGTCCTGGCGTGGACGGTGGACGCGTCGGCAGAGCTCCCCCAGCCCGGGACGGGTTCGACGACCGCCCTGTGGTCGGCGCTCGCGTCGGTCGCGGCGGCCGACGTCGGGGTGGCGCGCATCCTGGAACCGCACCTGGACGCCCTCGCCGTGCTCGCCCAGGCGCCGGGTCCGGTCGATCTCGGCCCCGTGCGGGCGGGGTCGGGGAGCACCTGGGGCGTCTATGCCGCCGAGGGGCCAGGTGCCCGGCTCGAGGCCCGCGAGCACGACGGCGGCTGGGTCCTGTCCGGCACGAAGCCGTGGTGCTCGCTGGCGGGCTCGCTCTCCCACGCGCTGGTCACCGCCTGGGTCGGTGACCGCGAGCGCCGACTCTTCGCCGTGCACCTGCGCGGTGACGGTGTCCGCCCCGCCACCGGGCCCTGGGTGTCGCGCGGCCTGGCCCAGGTGGTCAGCGCACCGGTGACGTTCGAGGCCGCCCGGGCCGTGCCGGTCGGACCCGCCGGGTGGTACCTGCACCGGCCGGGCTTCGCCTGGGGCGGCATCGGGGTCGCGGCCTGCTGGTGGGGCGGGGCCGTCGGGCTGGCGCGCACGCTGTGGGAAGCGCTCGGCCGACGGGAGCCGGACCCGCTGGCGCTGGCCCACCTCGGCGCGGTCGACGTCGCCCTCACCGCCGCGCGGACGTCTCTCGCCGCGGCGGCCGACGCGGTCGACGCGGGGATCGACGGCGCGCCGTCCGCCGTGCTGGCCCGCCGGGTGCGGACCGTCGTCGCGGACGCCGTCGAGGAGGTGCAGCGGCGGTGCGCGCACGCCCTCGGCCCGGGCCCGTTGACGGCGGACGAGCCGTTCGCGCGCCGGGTCGCCGACCTCGGCGTGTACGTGCGCCAGCACCACGCGGAGCGGGACGCGGCCGCCCTGGGCCGCGACCTCCGCGCCGCCGGGGAGCTGCCGTGGTGA
- a CDS encoding DUF7218 family protein, translated as MPRRDPGPSVKDDELYEKLRDEGNSKEKSARIANAAAARGRDAVGSQGGKSGSYDDWTVADLRRRAAELGIEGRSGMRKAGLIDALRSH; from the coding sequence ATGCCGCGACGAGACCCCGGCCCCAGCGTCAAGGACGACGAGCTGTACGAGAAGCTCCGCGACGAGGGCAACAGCAAGGAGAAGTCCGCGCGGATCGCCAACGCGGCCGCCGCCCGCGGGCGTGACGCCGTCGGGTCCCAGGGCGGGAAGTCCGGGTCCTACGACGACTGGACGGTCGCCGACCTGCGCAGGCGTGCCGCCGAGCTCGGCATCGAGGGCCGGTCCGGCATGCGCAAGGCGGGGCTGATCGACGCCCTGCGCTCGCACTGA
- a CDS encoding GNAT family N-acetyltransferase, with protein sequence MFSRPLSHGARLAPLEVWHADELADHMDRAREHIRPWVGPTFVTDDVDGARATLTRYADRRARDAGGLFGIWRDDVLVGGVLFTTFDAAAGTCEVGCWTEPAAQGHGLVTRACTVLLDWALVTRGLHRAEWQCRADNERSAAVARRLGMTLEGVRREAWSFQGDRYDQQLWAVLAHEWRPGP encoded by the coding sequence ATGTTCTCGCGACCGCTGTCCCACGGCGCGCGCCTGGCCCCGCTCGAGGTGTGGCACGCCGACGAGCTCGCCGACCACATGGACCGGGCCCGCGAGCACATCCGACCATGGGTGGGTCCGACGTTCGTCACCGACGACGTCGACGGGGCGCGTGCCACGCTCACGCGGTACGCGGACCGCCGCGCACGCGACGCCGGGGGCCTGTTCGGCATCTGGCGCGACGACGTCCTGGTGGGCGGTGTCCTGTTCACGACGTTCGACGCCGCCGCCGGCACCTGCGAGGTCGGCTGCTGGACGGAGCCTGCCGCGCAGGGCCATGGCCTCGTCACGCGAGCGTGCACCGTCCTGCTCGACTGGGCCCTCGTCACCCGTGGGCTGCACCGGGCCGAGTGGCAGTGCCGCGCCGACAACGAGCGCAGCGCCGCCGTCGCACGTCGGCTCGGGATGACGCTCGAGGGCGTCCGCCGCGAGGCGTGGTCCTTCCAGGGCGACCGCTACGACCAGCAGCTGTGGGCGGTCCTCGCGCACGAGTGGCGCCCAGGTCCCTGA
- a CDS encoding serine/threonine-protein kinase: MSDLTPAGAEEPGGHVVLGGTYVLGEIVGTGGTYTVYETTRLQRPGTDEAPEATDEPPVVEPPLLVKVLHPHLIDDDHARASLAREVAASEQLDHPGVSKVLDSGEDEVAGATVPWIVTRRLPGTLLSEVAAGDGLPWPDALAVVAGLLEALTAVHAAGLVHRDVGPRNVVVDRRDDGTWSVGLLDLGLTAPAGGDGDGEQVNGSAAYMSPEQAQGRPLDARSDLYSVGALAYFALTGHAPYVRPTPADVLRAHVEAPVPAPSARRAAVPVAVDRFVARAMAKNPVRRFASADAMGSSLAGLLGASWLPAAVQTAGDATQALDQVDDPDRTAVVGVGAAAAAATAALVDDQAEMGRTRQLGPVVADLPDEAGADPGEDPGAPEDEDRRGFFARPWGIALLVVLGLLVVGGLAFALWPRDDATEAPAPAVSSSPSPSPSRSSSPTPTSAPVQPDEPESRPTPTPTPSRTPSASPTPSATPTPSQEPSSAPEPTATQTEDPDPTPEPEPTETETTEPEPEPEPTETETTEPEPEPTEAAPSDPAPAPSGDAAVGDPSPAP, translated from the coding sequence GTGAGCGACCTCACGCCGGCCGGAGCCGAGGAGCCGGGCGGGCACGTGGTGCTCGGCGGCACGTACGTGCTCGGCGAGATCGTCGGCACCGGTGGCACCTACACCGTCTACGAGACCACGCGTCTCCAGCGCCCGGGGACGGACGAGGCCCCGGAGGCCACCGACGAGCCCCCGGTGGTCGAGCCTCCCCTGCTGGTGAAGGTCCTCCACCCGCACCTGATCGACGACGACCACGCGCGCGCGTCCCTGGCACGGGAGGTCGCCGCGTCCGAGCAGCTGGACCACCCGGGGGTGTCGAAGGTCCTCGACTCGGGAGAGGACGAGGTCGCGGGCGCCACCGTCCCGTGGATCGTCACGCGGCGGCTGCCCGGCACGCTGCTGTCCGAGGTCGCCGCCGGTGACGGGCTGCCGTGGCCGGATGCGCTCGCCGTGGTGGCCGGCCTCCTGGAGGCGCTGACCGCGGTGCACGCCGCCGGGCTGGTGCACCGCGACGTCGGGCCGCGCAACGTCGTCGTGGACCGCCGCGACGACGGCACGTGGTCGGTCGGGCTGCTCGACCTCGGGCTGACCGCACCGGCCGGTGGCGACGGCGACGGCGAGCAGGTGAACGGCTCGGCGGCGTACATGTCGCCCGAGCAGGCACAGGGCAGGCCGCTGGACGCGCGCAGCGACCTCTACTCGGTCGGCGCACTGGCCTACTTCGCCTTGACCGGCCACGCGCCGTACGTGCGCCCGACGCCGGCCGACGTCCTGCGGGCGCACGTCGAGGCGCCCGTCCCGGCACCGTCCGCGCGTCGCGCCGCGGTCCCGGTCGCCGTGGACCGGTTCGTGGCCCGGGCGATGGCGAAGAACCCGGTCCGGCGTTTCGCCTCGGCCGACGCGATGGGGTCCTCTCTGGCCGGGCTGCTCGGGGCGAGCTGGCTCCCGGCCGCCGTGCAGACGGCCGGAGACGCCACCCAGGCCCTGGACCAGGTCGACGACCCCGACCGGACCGCCGTCGTCGGTGTCGGCGCGGCGGCCGCCGCCGCGACCGCAGCACTGGTGGACGACCAGGCCGAGATGGGACGGACACGACAGCTCGGCCCCGTCGTCGCGGACCTCCCCGACGAGGCCGGGGCGGACCCGGGCGAGGACCCGGGGGCGCCCGAGGACGAGGACCGGCGCGGCTTCTTCGCCCGGCCGTGGGGCATCGCCCTGCTCGTGGTCCTCGGGCTGCTGGTCGTCGGCGGGCTCGCCTTCGCGCTCTGGCCGCGCGACGACGCCACCGAGGCGCCCGCCCCCGCGGTCTCGTCCAGCCCGTCCCCGTCACCGAGCCGGTCGTCGTCACCGACCCCGACCTCGGCCCCGGTCCAGCCCGACGAGCCGGAGTCCCGGCCCACGCCGACCCCGACCCCGTCCCGCACACCGTCGGCCAGCCCCACGCCGAGCGCGACGCCCACGCCGTCGCAGGAGCCCTCGTCCGCACCGGAACCCACCGCGACGCAGACCGAGGACCCGGACCCGACACCCGAGCCGGAACCCACCGAGACCGAGACCACCGAACCCGAACCGGAGCCGGAACCCACCGAGACCGAGACGACCGAGCCGGAACCGGAGCCCACCGAGGCCGCGCCGAGCGATCCTGCGCCGGCCCCGTCGGGCGACGCTGCCGTCGGGGACCCGAGCCCCGCGCCCTGA
- a CDS encoding Ig-like domain-containing protein, with protein sequence MTPPSARAPLASLLSTALVALGMVVAAPAVADTPAADTTGPTVTVKPGSDGADGRYRSLSVKLHDGAKVDKVEINGVAKDLTNSTYSDVNGIKPGTFGAVEGANTLVAFDALGNTSTLSFTLDTTGPTITVKPGSDGADGRYRSASVKLHDGAKVDRVEINGVAKDLTNNEWSDVNGIEPGTFGAVEGANTLVAFDALGNSATLELVLDTTGPEVTVKPGSQGADGRYRSVSFKLHDGSKVDGLTLNGVEKDLTNNVWSDLNGVEPGTFGAVEGDNVLVVRDALGNTTTLEFVLDTNGPKITVKPESQGGDGRYRSLSVKLQDSSKVDKVEINGVVKDLTNNVWSDVNGIAPGVFGAVEGDNTLVAFDALGNTTGMEFVVDTTGPEVSTKDDTMGGDGHYRSVSFKLHDPSKVDGLTLNGVEKDLTNDVWSDLNGVKPGTFGAVEGDNVLVVRDALGNTTTVEFVLDNARPVVEITAPTAGSSTSAAEVGDVVLTATDGTALRRVAANLYKDGAFYGPIGSTSATTALGESSWTGSWSIPADLPAGTYTVRAGAFDLAGNWGGANVDIVVTEPATTEPGDGTDGGEDTDGGDTDGGDDVQPSLDGSTVGTTSVDGVPWITFDVRLTDPAGTSTGNTARLVMSDGTHTHEIELGELVDGHLAGSVLWPGAEVAEDGTPTAFPGWAYTDGTWTRTDGGLAWTLGDITATLVVNPELAVEISYPAGAGPQVTDGVETLDPVTTDEGTATDDDTRSQVVAAVTSDTPAADADAAPSTVAELATTGSSTTWLALGAVLLVAAGASVLVLRRRRA encoded by the coding sequence ATGACTCCCCCGTCAGCACGCGCACCGCTCGCCTCCCTCCTCTCCACCGCCCTCGTCGCGCTGGGCATGGTCGTCGCCGCGCCGGCGGTGGCCGACACCCCCGCCGCCGACACCACCGGCCCCACGGTCACCGTCAAGCCCGGGTCGGACGGCGCCGACGGCCGCTACCGCTCGCTGAGCGTCAAGCTGCACGACGGCGCCAAGGTCGACAAGGTCGAGATCAACGGCGTCGCCAAGGACCTCACGAACAGCACCTACTCCGACGTCAACGGCATCAAGCCCGGCACCTTCGGCGCGGTCGAGGGCGCGAACACGCTCGTCGCGTTCGACGCCCTCGGCAACACCAGCACGCTGTCGTTCACCCTCGACACCACCGGCCCGACGATCACGGTCAAGCCCGGGTCGGACGGCGCCGACGGCCGCTACCGCTCGGCGAGCGTCAAGCTGCACGACGGCGCCAAGGTCGACAGGGTCGAGATCAACGGCGTCGCCAAGGACCTCACGAACAACGAGTGGTCCGACGTCAACGGCATCGAGCCCGGCACCTTCGGCGCGGTCGAGGGCGCGAACACGCTCGTCGCGTTCGACGCCCTCGGGAACTCGGCCACGCTGGAGCTGGTGCTCGACACCACCGGTCCCGAGGTCACGGTCAAGCCCGGGTCGCAGGGCGCCGACGGCCGCTACCGCTCGGTGAGCTTCAAGCTGCACGACGGTTCGAAGGTCGACGGCCTCACCCTCAACGGCGTCGAGAAGGACCTCACGAACAACGTCTGGTCCGACCTCAACGGCGTCGAGCCCGGCACCTTCGGCGCCGTCGAGGGCGACAACGTCCTCGTCGTGCGCGACGCCCTGGGCAACACCACCACGCTGGAGTTCGTCCTCGACACGAACGGTCCGAAGATCACGGTCAAGCCGGAGTCGCAGGGCGGCGACGGCCGCTACCGATCGCTGAGCGTCAAGCTGCAGGACTCGTCCAAGGTCGACAAGGTCGAGATCAACGGCGTCGTCAAGGACCTCACGAACAACGTCTGGTCCGACGTCAACGGGATCGCGCCGGGCGTCTTCGGTGCCGTCGAGGGCGACAACACGCTGGTCGCGTTCGACGCCCTCGGCAACACCACCGGGATGGAGTTCGTCGTGGACACCACCGGCCCCGAGGTGTCCACCAAGGACGACACCATGGGCGGCGACGGCCACTACCGCTCGGTGAGCTTCAAGCTGCACGACCCCTCGAAGGTCGACGGCCTCACCCTCAACGGCGTCGAGAAGGACCTCACGAACGACGTCTGGTCCGACCTCAACGGCGTCAAGCCCGGCACCTTCGGCGCCGTCGAGGGCGACAACGTCCTCGTCGTGCGCGACGCCCTGGGCAACACCACGACCGTCGAGTTCGTGCTCGACAACGCCCGCCCCGTCGTCGAGATCACGGCGCCCACCGCCGGTTCGTCCACCTCGGCCGCGGAGGTCGGCGACGTCGTCCTCACCGCGACCGACGGCACCGCGCTGCGTCGCGTCGCCGCCAACCTGTACAAGGACGGCGCGTTCTACGGCCCCATCGGCTCGACGTCGGCGACCACCGCGCTCGGCGAGTCCTCCTGGACCGGCTCGTGGAGCATCCCGGCGGACCTCCCGGCGGGCACCTACACCGTCCGTGCCGGCGCGTTCGACCTCGCCGGCAACTGGGGCGGCGCGAACGTCGACATCGTGGTCACCGAGCCGGCGACGACCGAGCCGGGCGACGGCACGGACGGCGGGGAGGACACCGACGGCGGCGACACGGACGGCGGCGACGACGTCCAGCCCTCGCTCGACGGTTCGACCGTCGGCACGACCAGCGTCGACGGCGTCCCGTGGATCACGTTCGACGTGCGCCTGACCGACCCCGCGGGCACCTCCACCGGCAACACGGCGCGCCTCGTGATGTCCGACGGCACGCACACCCACGAGATCGAGCTGGGCGAGCTCGTCGACGGCCACCTCGCGGGCAGCGTGCTCTGGCCGGGCGCCGAGGTCGCCGAGGACGGCACCCCGACGGCGTTCCCCGGCTGGGCGTACACCGACGGCACCTGGACGCGCACCGACGGCGGTCTCGCGTGGACCCTCGGCGACATCACCGCGACGCTCGTGGTCAACCCCGAGCTCGCGGTCGAGATCTCCTACCCCGCCGGCGCCGGGCCGCAGGTGACCGACGGCGTCGAGACCCTCGACCCGGTCACGACCGACGAGGGCACCGCCACCGACGACGACACCCGGTCCCAGGTCGTCGCCGCCGTGACGTCGGACACGCCTGCCGCGGACGCGGACGCGGCGCCGTCCACGGTCGCCGAGCTCGCCACCACCGGCTCCTCGACGACGTGGCTCGCCCTGGGCGCCGTGCTGCTCGTCGCCGCCGGCGCGAGCGTCCTGGTCCTGCGCCGTCGTCGCGCCTGA
- a CDS encoding glycosyltransferase family 61 protein, producing the protein MQDEQDTQEGAGLPEAQETDAAGTTASAPDAGDTPSVIRATADPEGVPATERPAGVRRVVVLADAVPPAMLRALLEPYRGSELFVVAPEPHAEWGLDGLHERFLPFGKESNAQWYLKLWGPVDVIVNARSAPASRHDAMLADLFFHLHPGGTYVVPRWALTAYRPGNPLEVRLRRLAAALVRGVPDDASKRDRELAEAVSAVDVTRDEIRLVKRGRHYLKLSDRWADRMLGTRDRDLVVRRLRTLPAQTFASGTRLVSHGASRELAGLATTVEVPPLHLRSYRGQVGLVSNSLAFTRHEILPDSFRHHLAADLVNPRVVDVNKDFARIPQHVMPTEELPGSYYLLDAENSGHFGHLMTEVISRLWGWDAAKADDPDLRAIFRIRHANERDPRLERMLLTAFGIAEHDITWIDHPVYVESLYAATPMFHNSRPHYVHPQIRETWRRIRAGLPADPGPTWDKVFVSRPDTFGNRRCLNRPEVERHFADAGFHVIYPEQHSLSRQAEIFSAARVVAGFAGSALFNTLFAERLEHLVVLGQEAYTARNEVLISLPLDVQVDYFWNEPEIAHPPGGWSREAYKSDWTFDLRRHRKDLARLLREVR; encoded by the coding sequence GTGCAGGACGAGCAGGACACGCAGGAGGGCGCCGGGCTGCCGGAGGCCCAGGAGACCGACGCCGCGGGCACGACCGCGAGCGCGCCCGACGCCGGGGACACCCCGAGCGTCATCCGCGCGACCGCCGACCCCGAGGGGGTCCCCGCGACGGAGCGACCGGCGGGCGTGCGGCGTGTCGTGGTGCTGGCCGACGCCGTGCCGCCCGCCATGCTGCGGGCGCTGCTGGAGCCGTACCGAGGGTCGGAGCTGTTCGTCGTCGCGCCCGAACCGCACGCCGAGTGGGGGCTCGACGGTCTGCACGAACGGTTCCTGCCCTTCGGCAAGGAGTCGAACGCCCAGTGGTACCTCAAGCTCTGGGGGCCGGTGGACGTGATCGTCAACGCGCGGTCGGCGCCCGCGTCGCGACACGACGCGATGCTCGCGGACCTGTTCTTCCACCTGCACCCGGGTGGCACGTACGTCGTGCCGCGCTGGGCGTTGACGGCGTACCGACCGGGGAACCCCCTGGAGGTCAGGCTGCGTCGGCTGGCCGCCGCCCTCGTCCGGGGAGTGCCGGACGACGCGTCGAAGCGGGACCGGGAGCTCGCCGAGGCGGTGAGCGCCGTCGACGTGACGCGTGACGAGATCCGCCTGGTCAAGCGCGGCCGGCACTACCTCAAGCTGTCCGACCGGTGGGCGGACCGCATGCTCGGCACCCGCGACCGGGACCTCGTGGTCCGCCGGCTGCGCACCCTGCCCGCCCAGACATTCGCCTCGGGCACCCGGCTGGTGTCGCACGGCGCGTCGCGGGAGCTGGCCGGGCTCGCCACGACGGTCGAGGTGCCGCCGCTGCACCTGCGCAGCTACCGGGGGCAGGTCGGGCTGGTCAGCAACAGCCTGGCGTTCACGCGCCACGAGATCCTGCCGGACTCGTTCCGGCACCACCTCGCGGCCGATCTCGTCAACCCGCGCGTGGTGGACGTCAACAAGGACTTCGCGCGGATCCCGCAGCACGTGATGCCCACGGAGGAGCTGCCCGGGTCGTACTACCTGCTCGACGCGGAGAACTCCGGCCACTTCGGCCATCTCATGACGGAGGTGATCTCGAGGTTGTGGGGGTGGGACGCCGCGAAGGCCGACGACCCCGACCTCCGGGCGATCTTCCGCATCCGCCACGCGAACGAGCGCGACCCCCGCCTGGAGCGCATGCTCCTCACGGCGTTCGGGATCGCCGAGCACGACATCACCTGGATCGACCATCCGGTGTACGTCGAGTCCCTGTACGCGGCGACGCCGATGTTCCACAACTCCCGTCCCCACTACGTGCACCCGCAGATCCGCGAGACGTGGCGGCGGATCCGCGCGGGACTGCCCGCCGACCCGGGTCCCACCTGGGACAAGGTCTTCGTCTCCCGGCCGGACACGTTCGGGAACCGCCGGTGCCTCAACCGGCCGGAGGTCGAGCGGCACTTCGCCGACGCCGGCTTCCACGTGATCTATCCCGAGCAGCACTCGCTGAGCCGGCAGGCGGAGATCTTCTCGGCGGCGCGGGTGGTGGCCGGCTTCGCGGGGTCGGCGCTGTTCAACACGTTGTTCGCCGAACGCCTGGAGCACCTGGTCGTGCTGGGCCAGGAGGCCTACACGGCGCGGAACGAGGTGCTCATCTCGCTGCCCCTGGACGTGCAGGTCGACTACTTCTGGAACGAGCCCGAGATCGCGCACCCGCCGGGCGGCTGGTCGCGGGAGGCGTACAAGTCCGACTGGACCTTCGACCTGCGCCGGCATCGCAAGGACCTCGCCCGACTGCTGCGCGAGGTCCGCTGA